One genomic region from Solwaraspora sp. WMMD792 encodes:
- the thiS gene encoding sulfur carrier protein ThiS, giving the protein MELIVNGAPMTAPTGTLLVDVVRAVTDRARGVAVAVNGEVVPRSGWSAEQLCDGDRVEVLIAAQGG; this is encoded by the coding sequence GTGGAGTTGATCGTCAACGGGGCACCGATGACCGCGCCGACCGGGACTTTGCTGGTCGACGTCGTCCGGGCGGTCACCGACCGGGCACGCGGCGTCGCTGTCGCCGTCAACGGTGAAGTGGTGCCGCGCAGCGGCTGGTCGGCCGAGCAGCTGTGCGACGGCGACCGGGTCGAGGTGCTGATCGCGGCGCAGGGCGGGTGA
- a CDS encoding DNA-directed RNA polymerase subunit alpha produces the protein MLISQRPTLSEESISDTRSLFTIEPLEPGFGYTLGNSLRRTLLSSIPGAAVTSIKIDGVLHEFTTIPGVKEDVVELVMNVKELCVSSEHDEPVSMYLRKQGPGDVTAGDIQPPAGVSVHNPDLKLATLNGKGRLDMELTVERGRGYVTAAQNKQAGAEIGRIPVDSIYSPVLKVTYRVEATRVEQRTDFDRLIIDVETKASIGPRTALASAGSTLVELFGLARELDETAEGIDIGPSPQDAQLAADLALPIEELDLTVRSYNCLKREGINSVGELIGRTEADLLDIRNFGQKSIDEVKMKLAGMGLGLKDSAPNFDPAHVVDSFSEADYDTDDYRETEQL, from the coding sequence GTGCTCATCAGCCAGCGGCCGACTCTGTCCGAGGAGTCGATCAGCGACACGAGGTCCCTGTTCACCATCGAGCCGTTGGAGCCGGGTTTCGGCTACACGCTCGGCAACTCGCTGCGGCGTACCCTGCTCAGCTCCATTCCGGGCGCGGCGGTCACCAGCATCAAGATCGACGGCGTGCTGCACGAGTTCACCACGATCCCCGGCGTCAAGGAGGACGTGGTCGAGCTGGTCATGAACGTCAAGGAGCTGTGCGTCAGCTCCGAGCACGACGAGCCGGTCAGCATGTACCTGCGCAAGCAGGGCCCCGGTGACGTGACCGCCGGAGACATCCAGCCGCCGGCCGGGGTCTCGGTGCACAACCCGGACCTCAAGTTGGCCACCCTCAACGGCAAGGGCCGCCTCGACATGGAGCTCACCGTCGAGCGGGGTCGCGGGTACGTCACCGCCGCGCAGAACAAGCAGGCCGGTGCCGAGATCGGCCGGATCCCGGTCGACTCGATCTACTCGCCGGTGCTCAAGGTCACCTACCGGGTGGAGGCGACCCGGGTCGAGCAGCGGACCGACTTCGACCGGCTGATCATCGACGTCGAGACCAAGGCGTCGATCGGGCCGCGTACCGCGCTGGCCTCGGCCGGCTCCACCCTGGTCGAGCTGTTCGGCCTGGCCCGCGAGCTGGACGAGACCGCGGAGGGCATCGACATCGGGCCGTCGCCGCAGGACGCCCAGCTGGCCGCTGACCTGGCGCTGCCGATCGAGGAGCTGGACCTGACCGTACGGTCGTACAACTGCCTCAAGCGCGAGGGCATCAACAGCGTCGGCGAGCTGATCGGGCGGACCGAAGCGGACCTCCTCGATATAAGGAATTTCGGTCAGAAGTCGATCGACGAGGTCAAGATGAAGCTCGCCGGGATGGGGCTGGGTCTGAAGGATTCGGCGCCCAACTTCGACCCGGCACACGTCGTGGACTCCTTCAGCGAAGCCGACTACGACACCGACGACTACCGCGAGACCGAGCAGCTGTAA
- a CDS encoding DUF5753 domain-containing protein codes for MRERLARVPQTTAARELEWSATKLLRMERGEGWWHDYASIPSWFELYIGLEEAASALRQYHTCFVPGVLQTREYATAVFSMNQDEVPAEEVERRVEVRMRRARLLTRLEPYLPRFDILLDEAILRRPIGGAQIMAGQLRRLAQASELPNVSIRVLPFSAGLHAGLMAHGSFIVLDFPEKYEPTTVYVEGLTGALFLDRPDERDSYAWSFSGVGDLAMDEQRSRDLLWRTAREYDGDRL; via the coding sequence TTGCGGGAGCGGCTGGCCCGTGTTCCGCAGACCACGGCGGCTCGGGAGTTGGAGTGGTCGGCGACCAAGCTGCTGCGGATGGAGCGCGGTGAGGGCTGGTGGCACGACTACGCCAGCATCCCGTCCTGGTTCGAGCTCTACATAGGTCTCGAAGAGGCTGCTTCAGCGCTCCGCCAGTACCACACGTGCTTCGTCCCTGGCGTGTTGCAGACCCGCGAGTACGCGACTGCGGTGTTCAGCATGAACCAGGACGAGGTACCTGCCGAGGAGGTCGAGCGCAGGGTCGAGGTGCGGATGCGCCGCGCGCGGCTGCTGACCCGGCTCGAGCCGTACCTGCCCAGGTTTGACATCCTGCTGGACGAAGCGATCCTGCGCCGGCCGATCGGCGGTGCACAGATCATGGCTGGCCAACTCCGGCGTCTCGCCCAGGCCAGCGAACTGCCGAACGTCTCGATCCGGGTGCTGCCGTTCAGCGCAGGGCTACATGCCGGTCTGATGGCCCACGGTTCGTTCATAGTTCTGGATTTCCCGGAAAAATACGAACCGACCACTGTCTACGTGGAGGGTCTGACCGGCGCGCTCTTCCTGGACCGGCCGGACGAGCGCGACAGCTATGCTTGGAGCTTCAGCGGCGTGGGTGATCTGGCAATGGACGAGCAGCGCAGCCGCGATCTGCTCTGGCGGACGGCGAGGGAGTACGACGGTGATCGACTTTAG
- a CDS encoding aldo/keto reductase codes for MIYRRLGNSGLMVSAVGVGCNNFGRKLDAAGTRAVVDAAIDAGITLFDTADIYGTPSGGSEEQLGAALRGRRDDVVLATKFGMDMSGMNGVDHGVRGSRRYIVRAVEASLRRLGTDHIDLYQFHEPDPVTPIEETLQALDDLVRGGKVRYLGCSNFAGWQIADAAWTARTGGLSPFVSAQNEYNLLDRRVEQEVVPACQRFGLGLLPYFPLADGLLTGKYRRSEAPPPGSRLAGESSRYAARLAGAPWDVIEALDAYAAKRNLPLLTVAIGGLAAQPAVASVIAGATTPEQVRANAAAGTWQPDAADLAELRSILPEPAGPGGSLS; via the coding sequence ATGATCTACCGCCGGTTGGGCAACTCCGGGCTGATGGTGTCGGCGGTCGGGGTCGGCTGCAACAACTTCGGCCGCAAGCTCGACGCCGCCGGCACCCGGGCGGTGGTCGACGCGGCGATCGACGCCGGGATCACCCTGTTCGACACCGCCGACATCTACGGCACGCCTTCGGGCGGTTCCGAGGAACAGCTCGGGGCGGCGCTGCGCGGCCGCCGTGACGACGTGGTGCTGGCCACCAAGTTCGGCATGGACATGTCGGGGATGAACGGCGTCGACCACGGGGTACGCGGCTCGCGGCGGTACATCGTGCGGGCCGTCGAGGCGTCGTTGCGTCGACTCGGCACCGACCACATCGACCTGTACCAGTTCCACGAGCCGGACCCGGTCACCCCGATCGAGGAGACCCTGCAGGCCCTGGACGACCTGGTACGCGGCGGCAAGGTCCGCTATCTGGGCTGCTCGAACTTTGCCGGCTGGCAGATCGCCGATGCGGCGTGGACCGCGCGTACCGGTGGGCTGTCGCCGTTCGTCAGTGCGCAGAACGAGTACAACCTGCTGGACCGGCGGGTGGAGCAGGAAGTGGTGCCGGCCTGCCAGCGCTTCGGACTGGGGCTGCTGCCGTACTTCCCGCTCGCCGACGGGCTGTTGACCGGCAAGTACCGCCGGAGTGAGGCGCCGCCGCCCGGCAGCCGGCTGGCCGGCGAGAGCAGCCGGTACGCCGCCCGGCTCGCCGGGGCGCCGTGGGACGTCATCGAGGCCCTCGACGCGTACGCCGCGAAGCGAAACCTGCCGCTGCTCACCGTCGCGATCGGCGGCCTGGCCGCGCAGCCGGCCGTGGCGTCGGTGATCGCCGGGGCGACCACCCCCGAGCAGGTACGGGCGAACGCCGCCGCCGGGACCTGGCAGCCGGACGCCGCCGACCTCGCCGAACTGCGGTCGATCCTGCCGGAGCCCGCCGGCCCCGGCGGCTCGCTGAGCTGA
- the thiO gene encoding glycine oxidase ThiO produces the protein MTVTGSGNANGRADVAVVGGGPIGMSIAWRCAKRGLRTVLYDPAPGSGASSVAAGMLAPVAESHFGEAELTRLLVESAARWPAFAAELTTVTGQDIGYRTDGTLVVTLTGDDRREAERLWAYQQSLDLPITLLRATALREREPALAPRVRGGALMPDDHQVDPRRLVAALDTALDRAGVTVVPQPVTDLSALDARVVVVAAGCGSAALTGLPVRPVKGQILRLRAPAGAVGFRHVIRGYADGRHVYLVPRADGEVVVGATVEERVDTTVTAGAVLELLRAAADLLPEIAEYEMVEAQAAARPGTPDNAPLLGWHQQPEVNSAGGTAGREVLVATGHHRHGIVLTPVTADLIADLAAGGDPDPALAPFQPARFTAATSEIAREEQPWS, from the coding sequence ATGACGGTGACAGGCAGCGGAAACGCCAACGGCCGGGCCGATGTCGCGGTGGTCGGCGGCGGGCCGATCGGGATGAGTATCGCCTGGCGGTGCGCCAAGCGCGGGCTGCGTACCGTGCTCTACGATCCGGCACCCGGGTCCGGGGCGTCCTCGGTGGCCGCCGGGATGCTCGCCCCGGTCGCCGAGTCGCACTTCGGCGAGGCTGAGCTGACCCGGCTGCTGGTCGAATCGGCGGCCCGCTGGCCGGCGTTCGCCGCCGAGCTGACCACCGTCACCGGCCAGGACATCGGCTACCGCACCGACGGCACGCTGGTCGTCACGCTCACCGGCGACGACCGGCGCGAGGCGGAGCGGCTCTGGGCGTACCAGCAGAGTCTGGACCTGCCGATCACGCTGCTGCGCGCCACGGCGCTGCGCGAGCGCGAACCGGCGCTGGCGCCGAGGGTGCGTGGCGGTGCGCTGATGCCTGACGACCACCAGGTCGACCCGCGTCGGCTGGTCGCGGCGTTGGACACCGCGTTGGACCGGGCCGGGGTGACCGTCGTCCCGCAGCCGGTCACCGATCTTTCCGCACTGGACGCGCGGGTCGTCGTGGTCGCCGCCGGCTGCGGATCGGCGGCGCTGACCGGGCTGCCGGTCCGCCCGGTGAAAGGCCAGATTTTGCGGCTGCGGGCACCCGCCGGCGCCGTCGGGTTCCGGCACGTGATCCGGGGGTACGCCGACGGCCGGCACGTCTACCTGGTGCCGCGCGCCGACGGTGAGGTGGTCGTCGGCGCCACCGTCGAGGAGCGCGTCGACACCACCGTCACCGCTGGAGCGGTGCTGGAGTTGCTGCGCGCCGCCGCCGACCTGCTGCCGGAGATCGCCGAGTACGAGATGGTCGAGGCACAGGCGGCGGCCCGGCCCGGCACCCCGGACAACGCGCCGCTGCTCGGCTGGCACCAGCAGCCCGAGGTCAACTCGGCCGGCGGCACCGCAGGCCGGGAAGTGCTGGTGGCGACCGGGCACCACCGGCACGGCATCGTGCTGACCCCGGTGACCGCCGACCTGATCGCAGACCTGGCGGCCGGGGGCGACCCGGATCCGGCGCTGGCACCGTTCCAGCCGGCCCGGTTCACCGCCGCGACCAGCGAGATCGCGAGGGAGGAGCAGCCGTGGAGTTGA
- the rpsM gene encoding 30S ribosomal protein S13, whose amino-acid sequence MARLVGVDLPREKRMEIALTYIFGIGRTRSIATLAATGIDPNKRVRDLTDEELVQLRDHIEASFKVEGDLRREVAADIRRKVEIGCYEGIRHRRGLPVHGQRTRTNARTRKGPKRTVAGKKKPGKK is encoded by the coding sequence ATGGCACGTCTAGTCGGCGTGGATCTGCCCCGCGAGAAGCGGATGGAGATCGCGCTCACCTACATCTTCGGGATCGGCCGGACCCGTTCGATCGCCACGCTTGCCGCGACTGGCATCGACCCGAACAAGCGGGTCCGGGACCTCACCGACGAGGAGCTGGTCCAGCTCCGGGATCACATCGAGGCCAGCTTCAAGGTCGAGGGTGATCTGCGTCGGGAGGTTGCCGCAGACATCCGCCGCAAGGTGGAGATCGGCTGCTACGAGGGCATCCGGCACCGCCGCGGGTTGCCCGTGCACGGCCAGCGCACCCGGACCAACGCCCGGACCCGCAAGGGCCCGAAGCGGACCGTCGCCGGCAAGAAGAAGCCGGGCAAGAAGTAG
- the rpsK gene encoding 30S ribosomal protein S11 — protein MPPKARAGAAVKKVRRKERKNVAHGQAHIKSTFNNTIVSITDPTGAVISWASAGQVGFKGSRKSTPFAAQLAAEAAARRAMEHGMRKVDVFVKGPGSGRETAIRSLQAVGLEVGQISDVTPQPHNGCRPPKRRRV, from the coding sequence ATGCCACCGAAGGCTCGCGCTGGAGCCGCTGTCAAGAAGGTCCGGCGCAAGGAACGCAAGAACGTCGCCCACGGGCAGGCGCACATCAAGAGCACCTTCAACAACACCATCGTCTCGATCACCGACCCGACCGGTGCGGTGATCTCCTGGGCCTCCGCCGGCCAGGTCGGTTTCAAGGGCTCCCGCAAGTCGACGCCGTTCGCCGCACAGCTGGCCGCCGAGGCCGCCGCCCGGCGGGCGATGGAGCACGGCATGCGCAAGGTCGACGTCTTCGTCAAGGGCCCCGGCTCCGGCCGGGAGACCGCCATCCGTTCGTTGCAGGCCGTCGGCCTGGAGGTCGGGCAGATCTCCGATGTCACGCCGCAGCCGCACAACGGGTGCCGTCCGCCGAAGCGTCGCCGGGTCTGA
- the rpsD gene encoding 30S ribosomal protein S4, whose amino-acid sequence MARYTGADCRRCRREKMKLFLKGSKCDGPKCPFESRPFPPGQHGRGRTKETEYLLQLREKQKARRVYGVLEKQFRGYYEEAVAKQAKTGEVLLQILESRIDNVVYRAGYAKSRDMARQLVKHGHFMVNGKKVDIPSFRVKEHDIVEVRTKSKELTPFLVAQGEAGSKTVPAWLEAIPSQMKILVHSMPARQTIDTQVQEQLIVELYSK is encoded by the coding sequence ATGGCTCGTTACACGGGTGCTGACTGCCGCCGTTGCCGGCGGGAGAAGATGAAGCTGTTCCTCAAGGGCAGCAAGTGCGATGGGCCGAAGTGCCCGTTCGAATCCCGGCCCTTCCCGCCCGGCCAGCACGGCCGTGGTCGGACCAAGGAGACCGAGTACCTCCTCCAGCTGCGGGAGAAGCAGAAGGCCCGCCGGGTGTACGGCGTGCTGGAGAAGCAGTTCCGCGGCTACTACGAGGAAGCAGTGGCCAAGCAGGCGAAGACCGGTGAGGTGCTGCTGCAGATCCTGGAGTCCCGGATTGACAACGTCGTGTACCGGGCTGGCTACGCCAAGTCCCGGGACATGGCGCGCCAGCTGGTCAAGCACGGGCACTTCATGGTCAACGGCAAGAAGGTCGACATCCCCTCGTTCCGCGTCAAGGAGCACGACATCGTCGAGGTGCGGACGAAGTCGAAGGAGCTGACCCCGTTCCTGGTCGCCCAGGGCGAAGCCGGTTCCAAGACCGTCCCGGCCTGGCTGGAGGCGATCCCCAGCCAGATGAAGATCCTCGTGCACTCCATGCCGGCGCGTCAGACGATCGACACGCAGGTTCAGGAGCAGCTGATCGTCGAGCTCTACTCGAAGTGA
- a CDS encoding methyltransferase — protein MTGDHYFSPQPGTADVRSEIEFTVAGRDYPLTAAAGVFSAGRLDPGTAVLLRKADLPAPTDPGPFLDLGCGYGPITCVLADQAPAATVYAVDVNARARELTLLNADRLGVADRVRVADPDCVPPELTFTQLWSNPPIRVGKAELHALLARWLPRLAPGGVGWLVIARYLGGDSVQQWLREQGWQVDRHASQKGYRVLRVTHHAD, from the coding sequence GTGACCGGCGACCACTACTTCAGCCCGCAACCCGGCACCGCGGACGTACGGTCGGAGATCGAGTTCACGGTGGCCGGGCGCGACTACCCGCTGACCGCCGCCGCCGGGGTGTTCTCCGCCGGCCGGCTCGACCCGGGCACCGCCGTACTGCTGCGCAAGGCCGACCTGCCCGCGCCGACCGACCCCGGTCCCTTCCTCGACCTCGGCTGCGGGTACGGCCCGATCACCTGCGTGCTGGCCGACCAGGCACCGGCCGCAACGGTCTACGCGGTGGACGTCAACGCCCGCGCCCGCGAGCTCACCCTGCTCAACGCCGACCGGCTCGGCGTCGCCGACCGGGTCCGGGTTGCTGATCCGGATTGCGTGCCGCCGGAGCTCACCTTCACCCAGCTGTGGTCCAACCCGCCGATCAGGGTCGGCAAGGCGGAACTGCACGCCCTGCTCGCCCGCTGGCTGCCCCGCCTCGCCCCGGGCGGCGTCGGCTGGCTGGTCATCGCCCGCTACCTGGGCGGCGACTCGGTGCAGCAGTGGCTGCGGGAGCAGGGCTGGCAGGTGGATCGGCACGCCAGCCAGAAGGGCTACCGGGTGCTGCGGGTCACCCACCACGCCGACTGA
- the rplQ gene encoding 50S ribosomal protein L17: protein MPTPTKGPRLGGSPAHERMMLANLATSLFRYGKIKTTETKAKRLRPLAEQLITKAKRGDLHSRRRVLTVVRDKDVVFELFDQIAPRFANRPGGYTRIVKTGPRKGDNAPMAIIELVEELVVTTPAPAKADRRAAAQQDKVEALAGADEAPAARTDADTAADQDAEPPVSASGDTDTAATQAAPAGEGDNKA, encoded by the coding sequence ATGCCCACGCCCACCAAGGGCCCCCGCCTCGGCGGCAGCCCCGCGCACGAGCGGATGATGCTGGCCAACCTGGCCACCTCGCTGTTCCGGTACGGCAAGATCAAGACCACCGAGACCAAGGCGAAGCGGCTGCGTCCCCTCGCGGAGCAGCTGATCACCAAGGCCAAGCGGGGCGACCTGCACTCGCGCCGTCGGGTGCTGACCGTCGTGCGGGACAAGGACGTGGTCTTCGAGCTGTTCGACCAGATCGCGCCCCGGTTCGCCAACCGTCCGGGTGGCTACACCCGGATCGTGAAGACCGGACCGCGTAAGGGCGACAACGCCCCGATGGCGATCATCGAGCTGGTCGAGGAGCTGGTGGTGACCACCCCGGCGCCGGCCAAGGCCGACCGTCGGGCGGCCGCCCAGCAGGACAAGGTCGAGGCGCTCGCCGGTGCCGACGAGGCACCGGCCGCGCGTACCGACGCGGACACCGCGGCCGACCAGGACGCCGAGCCGCCGGTGTCGGCCTCCGGTGACACCGACACCGCTGCCACCCAGGCCGCCCCGGCCGGCGAAGGCGACAACAAGGCCTGA
- a CDS encoding ATP-binding cassette domain-containing protein translates to MGYVDVAAVGHTLPDGRELFADVSFRVGEGAKVALVGPNGAGKTTLLRMVAGDLPVATGAVARAGGLGVMRQFIGMIGDDRTLADLALSLAPPPLRAAGERLAAAERAVHAAEAAGATPAAAEKTQIGYANALAAWGEAGGYEAEVVFDTVATAVLDLPWERVHDRPVRTLSGGQQKRFALELLLRGTDEVLLLDEPDNFLDVPGKRWLEQRLRESTKSVLYVSHDRELLAQTADRVVAVEGGSAWTHPGGFASWHSARVARHARLEEQRRRWDEEHEKLRELMLMYKQKAAYNDGLASRYQAAQTRLRKFEEAGPPPLPPKDQSLRMRLSGGRTGKRAVICEQLELDGLTYPFDLEIWYGDRVAVLGANGTGKSHFLRLLARGGTDPDPAAGPIAGATLAPVAHDGMVRLGARVRPGHFSQTHDRPELLDQTLADVLWRGDDHRDGMDRHAAMAVLSRYDLAGQGDQRFGTLSGGQQARFLVLLLELSGATLLLLDEPTDNLDLASAEALEEGLKAFEGTVIAVTHDRWFSRSFDRFVLFQGDGEVVEVPEPVWDVR, encoded by the coding sequence GTGGGATACGTGGACGTGGCCGCGGTGGGGCACACCCTGCCGGATGGTCGGGAGCTCTTTGCCGACGTGTCGTTCCGGGTCGGTGAGGGTGCGAAGGTGGCACTGGTCGGTCCGAACGGCGCCGGCAAGACGACGCTGCTGCGGATGGTCGCCGGTGACCTGCCGGTGGCCACCGGAGCAGTCGCCCGCGCCGGCGGGCTCGGCGTGATGCGGCAGTTCATCGGCATGATCGGCGACGACCGTACCCTCGCCGACCTGGCACTGTCGCTCGCCCCGCCGCCGCTGCGGGCCGCAGGAGAACGGCTCGCCGCCGCCGAACGGGCCGTGCATGCCGCGGAGGCCGCCGGCGCGACCCCGGCCGCCGCCGAGAAAACCCAGATCGGGTACGCCAACGCCCTCGCCGCCTGGGGCGAAGCCGGCGGCTACGAGGCCGAGGTCGTCTTCGACACGGTGGCCACCGCCGTGCTCGACCTGCCGTGGGAACGGGTCCATGACCGTCCCGTCCGGACACTCTCCGGTGGACAGCAGAAACGGTTCGCGTTGGAGTTGCTGCTGCGTGGCACCGACGAGGTGCTGCTGCTCGACGAGCCGGACAACTTCCTCGACGTACCCGGGAAACGGTGGCTGGAGCAGCGGCTGCGCGAGTCGACCAAGTCGGTGCTCTACGTCTCGCATGACCGGGAGCTGCTGGCCCAGACCGCCGACCGGGTGGTCGCCGTCGAAGGCGGCTCCGCGTGGACCCATCCGGGCGGCTTCGCCAGCTGGCACTCCGCGCGGGTCGCCCGGCACGCCCGGCTGGAGGAGCAGCGTCGCCGGTGGGACGAGGAGCACGAGAAGCTGCGCGAGCTGATGCTGATGTACAAGCAGAAGGCGGCGTACAACGACGGGTTGGCCTCGCGGTACCAGGCCGCGCAGACCCGGCTGCGCAAGTTCGAGGAGGCCGGCCCGCCGCCGCTGCCACCGAAGGACCAGTCGCTGCGGATGCGGCTGTCCGGCGGCCGCACCGGCAAACGGGCGGTGATCTGCGAGCAGCTGGAGCTTGACGGGCTGACCTACCCGTTTGACCTGGAGATCTGGTACGGCGACCGGGTCGCGGTGCTCGGCGCCAACGGCACCGGCAAGTCGCACTTCCTGCGGTTGCTGGCCCGGGGCGGCACCGACCCGGACCCGGCGGCCGGCCCGATCGCCGGCGCGACGCTGGCCCCGGTGGCCCACGACGGCATGGTCCGGCTCGGCGCCCGGGTGCGTCCCGGCCACTTCTCGCAGACCCACGACCGGCCGGAACTGCTCGACCAGACCCTCGCCGACGTACTGTGGCGCGGCGACGACCACCGCGACGGGATGGACCGGCACGCGGCGATGGCCGTGCTGTCCCGCTACGACCTGGCCGGCCAGGGCGACCAGCGGTTCGGCACCCTCTCCGGTGGCCAGCAGGCCCGGTTCCTGGTGCTGCTGCTGGAGTTGTCCGGCGCGACCCTGCTGCTGCTCGACGAGCCGACCGACAACCTGGACCTGGCGTCGGCGGAGGCGCTGGAGGAAGGGCTGAAGGCCTTCGAGGGTACGGTGATCGCGGTCACCCACGACCGTTGGTTCAGCCGGTCGTTCGACCGGTTCGTGCTGTTCCAGGGCGACGGCGAGGTGGTCGAGGTCCCCGAGCCGGTCTGGGACGTCCGTTGA
- a CDS encoding DUF397 domain-containing protein, with the protein MIDFSSANWRKISRSNNQGQCVEVADGLGGVVGVRDSKDPAGPVLVIAPASWSSFVAAARAGTFTS; encoded by the coding sequence GTGATCGACTTTAGTTCCGCCAACTGGCGGAAGATCAGCCGGTCGAACAACCAGGGCCAATGTGTCGAGGTGGCTGACGGGCTGGGCGGGGTCGTCGGGGTGCGGGACTCGAAGGATCCGGCTGGTCCGGTGCTGGTGATCGCCCCGGCAAGCTGGTCGAGCTTCGTCGCCGCCGCGAGGGCTGGCACCTTCACCAGCTAA
- the truA gene encoding tRNA pseudouridine(38-40) synthase TruA, which yields MRQGYVRLRLDVAYDGTDFSGWAVQPQRRTVAGVLTEALDRAFGPGVALGLTVAGRTDAGVHATGQVCHLDVPAEVWSERSATLLRRFAGTLPRDVRVRAVTEVPADFEARFAATYRRYAYRVTDAPYGAEPLRRHDTLAWPRPLDLAALNAAAAELVGEHDFAAYCRRKEHATTIRQITRLDWHRDADGTLIGTVQADAFCQAMVRSLVGAMLFVGDGRRPVDWPGSLLTRRERSSEVTVAPPHGLTLVEVGYPTDPAGYAARASVTRRLRLPAAD from the coding sequence GTGCGGCAGGGGTACGTCCGGCTGCGGCTCGATGTCGCGTACGACGGCACCGACTTCTCCGGCTGGGCGGTGCAGCCGCAGCGGCGGACCGTCGCCGGGGTGCTGACCGAGGCCCTGGACCGGGCGTTCGGGCCAGGCGTCGCACTTGGGCTGACCGTGGCCGGGCGTACCGACGCGGGGGTGCACGCCACCGGCCAGGTGTGCCACCTCGACGTGCCGGCCGAGGTGTGGAGCGAACGGTCCGCGACGCTGCTGCGCCGGTTCGCCGGTACGCTGCCCCGCGACGTCCGGGTGCGGGCGGTCACCGAGGTGCCGGCCGACTTCGAGGCCCGGTTCGCGGCCACCTACCGGCGGTACGCCTACCGGGTCACCGACGCCCCGTACGGTGCGGAGCCGCTGCGCCGGCACGACACCCTCGCCTGGCCCCGTCCGCTCGACCTGGCCGCGCTGAACGCCGCCGCCGCCGAGCTGGTCGGCGAGCACGACTTCGCCGCGTACTGCCGGCGCAAGGAGCACGCCACCACGATCCGGCAGATCACCCGGCTGGACTGGCACCGGGACGCGGACGGGACACTGATCGGCACCGTACAGGCGGACGCGTTCTGCCAGGCGATGGTGCGTAGCCTGGTCGGGGCGATGCTGTTCGTCGGTGACGGCCGCCGGCCGGTCGACTGGCCGGGCAGCCTGCTGACCCGGCGGGAACGGTCCAGTGAGGTCACCGTCGCCCCGCCGCACGGACTCACCCTGGTCGAGGTCGGCTACCCCACCGACCCGGCAGGTTACGCGGCCCGCGCCAGCGTCACCCGCCGGCTGCGGCTACCGGCTGCCGACTGA
- a CDS encoding thiamine phosphate synthase, whose product MPSLGRLHLITDTRPGRDPLGVLRAALAAARSADAAADLVVQVRVEDDMSDRDAYELTGRAVAECAAYQVTCLVNDRLHVALATGAAGAHVGALDLPVDAARRVLGPDAVLGATARDPATGRAAVAAGATYLGVGPCYATGTKTGLPDPIGPAGLAAVVAAVDVPVVAIAGITVDRVPDLLAAGAHGVAVVGAIAAATDPGRATAELLAAVRQRPAAADGAPA is encoded by the coding sequence GTGCCGTCCCTTGGGCGACTGCATCTGATCACCGACACCCGACCCGGGCGTGACCCGCTCGGCGTACTGCGGGCCGCGCTCGCGGCCGCGCGGTCCGCCGACGCCGCCGCCGACCTGGTCGTGCAGGTCCGGGTCGAGGACGACATGTCGGACCGGGACGCATACGAGCTGACCGGCCGCGCGGTCGCCGAATGTGCCGCGTACCAGGTGACCTGCCTGGTCAACGACCGGCTGCACGTCGCGCTCGCCACCGGCGCGGCCGGCGCGCACGTCGGCGCGCTGGACCTGCCGGTCGACGCCGCCCGCCGGGTGCTCGGCCCGGACGCGGTCCTCGGCGCCACCGCCCGCGACCCGGCCACCGGGCGGGCGGCGGTCGCTGCCGGGGCGACGTACCTGGGGGTCGGTCCGTGCTACGCCACCGGCACCAAGACCGGGCTGCCCGACCCGATCGGGCCGGCTGGGCTGGCCGCCGTCGTCGCCGCCGTCGACGTACCGGTGGTGGCGATCGCCGGGATCACTGTGGACCGGGTGCCGGACCTGCTGGCCGCCGGGGCGCACGGGGTCGCGGTGGTCGGCGCGATCGCCGCCGCCACCGACCCGGGGCGGGCCACGGCTGAGCTGCTGGCGGCGGTACGGCAACGGCCGGCCGCCGCCGACGGAGCGCCGGCATGA